In Frankiaceae bacterium, one DNA window encodes the following:
- a CDS encoding Wzz/FepE/Etk N-terminal domain-containing protein yields MDLRELLGAVWRRKLIAFLVLLVELGATAGFLTMAPRIYESTATISASPSQEALRSTGNLTTLQATVARLVTTGDVLDAARTRIAPVPSLATMKEAVSGNLVEGTVLVRITARHTDPALAARIANAVAAELPRHDPSDGVFTFATVDTARPGTAPVSPNTRLIIVIGVVLGLALAVTAALLQDNAARRADTAEDVQETTGFGVLARLPRPRDRNALDAADPEARTSAAFRALRIALEFVAAREPLPALVVTSAVPDEAEGWLAANLAVALAQVQHRVLLVDGNLASPRTHPALSRPGAGGLAEVLAGASTESLLIAGPVPNLSVLPAGNAPTQAAELVETRFGEVLQGWTREYDVVLVDAPAVTESDDARVMAVAGAILLSVPAGKSSPRTLREVSASLRVVNARVAGAVLIGGDPTA; encoded by the coding sequence GTGGACCTCCGCGAGCTGCTCGGCGCCGTGTGGCGCAGGAAGCTCATCGCGTTCCTCGTGCTGCTCGTGGAGCTGGGTGCGACCGCCGGGTTCCTGACGATGGCGCCGCGGATCTACGAGTCGACGGCGACGATCTCCGCGTCGCCGAGCCAGGAGGCGCTGCGGTCGACCGGCAACCTCACGACGTTGCAGGCGACGGTCGCCAGGCTGGTCACGACGGGCGACGTGCTCGACGCCGCCCGGACGCGCATCGCGCCGGTGCCCTCGCTCGCGACGATGAAGGAGGCCGTCTCCGGCAACCTCGTCGAGGGCACGGTGCTCGTCCGCATCACCGCGCGGCACACCGACCCGGCGCTGGCGGCACGGATCGCGAACGCCGTCGCCGCCGAGCTGCCGCGGCACGACCCGAGCGACGGCGTGTTCACGTTCGCGACCGTCGACACCGCGCGGCCCGGCACCGCCCCGGTCTCCCCCAACACCCGGCTCATCATCGTCATCGGGGTCGTGCTCGGCCTCGCGCTGGCCGTCACCGCGGCACTGCTGCAGGACAACGCCGCGCGCCGTGCCGACACCGCGGAGGACGTACAGGAGACGACCGGCTTCGGCGTGCTGGCCCGGCTGCCTCGTCCACGCGACCGCAACGCCCTCGATGCCGCTGATCCGGAGGCGCGGACGTCGGCGGCGTTCCGCGCGCTGCGCATCGCGCTGGAGTTCGTGGCCGCGCGCGAGCCGCTGCCCGCGCTGGTCGTGACGTCGGCGGTGCCCGACGAGGCCGAGGGGTGGCTCGCCGCCAACCTCGCCGTCGCGCTCGCCCAGGTGCAGCACCGGGTCCTGCTCGTGGACGGCAACCTCGCCTCGCCGCGTACGCACCCCGCCCTGTCCCGCCCCGGCGCCGGAGGGCTGGCGGAGGTGCTGGCCGGGGCGTCGACCGAGTCGCTGCTGATCGCCGGGCCGGTGCCCAACCTGTCCGTGCTCCCCGCGGGCAACGCCCCGACCCAGGCCGCCGAGCTCGTGGAGACGCGCTTCGGCGAGGTGCTCCAGGGGTGGACGCGGGAGTACGACGTCGTGCTCGTCGACGCGCCCGCCGTCACCGAGTCGGACGACGCGCGGGTCATGGCCGTGGCCGGCGCGATCCTGCTGTCGGTGCCCGCGGGCAAGTCCTCGCCGCGCACGCTGCGCGAGGTGTCGGCGTCGCTGCGGGTGGTCAACGCGCGCGTGGCCGGCGCCGTTCTGATCGGCGGCGACCCGACGGCGTAG